One genomic region from Salinicola endophyticus encodes:
- a CDS encoding OsmC family protein codes for MKATVKWTDGRQFVTESGSGHSVVIDGNPDHGGRNTGPRPMELVLMGLGGCTSFDVIQILEKARADVTDCVATLEAERFDGTPSVFTKIHVHFVVTGRGLKDAQVKRAVDLSAEKYCSASLMLAKGGVEITHDYEIVEA; via the coding sequence ATGAAAGCCACAGTCAAGTGGACCGACGGCCGCCAGTTCGTCACCGAATCCGGCAGCGGCCACAGCGTCGTGATCGACGGCAACCCCGACCACGGCGGTCGCAACACCGGGCCGCGACCGATGGAACTGGTACTGATGGGGCTCGGCGGCTGCACCTCGTTCGACGTGATCCAGATCCTGGAGAAGGCCCGCGCCGACGTCACCGACTGCGTCGCGACCCTGGAAGCCGAACGCTTCGACGGCACGCCCAGCGTGTTCACCAAGATCCATGTGCACTTCGTGGTCACCGGCCGCGGCCTCAAGGACGCTCAGGTCAAGCGTGCGGTCGACCTCTCCGCCGAGAAGTACTGCAGCGCCTCGCTGATGCTGGCCAAGGGCGGCGTGGAGATCACCC